The following proteins come from a genomic window of Methanocella conradii HZ254:
- a CDS encoding permease: protein MSLKSVLRLTGVYSKSSRLITKKNFRRYSESRLGTLLTYALAMAIGVAGGLLAGFLYTSAPGPDVQQALRQAVLGFFISLPTLSVLYTLFLTMMFQMQRSGASAAIQPIYWFPVTWEEHTAASALSSMLNGSLWVALLLCSGVLTVSVPMGMLPIAILTSFGIVTCIFMTCVTVEAARSLLAGLAGKVLKAAGRSAIWIRFFTTILVFTAAYAAYFAVTQSSMTVVFNAISEGQMAVWFIPYVWPGVALYAFGEGLWPVAAALLLGSVVFTIIIFIVAARLNARYGVSDTVAIRLSSDYKSGSSLVDRLGIPPAVSAIMKKDFKAFTRRSELMYVFIAPIVIIVATLMPLLTRGNGPIGTGVIYKFFYLYLTVFPSAILAMTLGTSMVGMEGERLWFLSASPVSIKNFVRAKLMFPAVLCIALSLAFCAVGYIVFRPSLQLAATGVIEAILLVFTITAIALSCGIVGADFREAPRPRMIRVEWSLACLLLCAIAGLIVISPVLMYGIPAILSQLLPSIAISGIYLYVAWLLSAAMALIIAYVSYRISIKCAEKLFVAP from the coding sequence GTGAGCCTTAAGAGCGTATTGAGGCTGACAGGAGTATACTCTAAGTCTTCCCGTCTCATAACGAAGAAAAACTTTCGGAGGTATTCTGAAAGTCGACTGGGCACACTTTTAACGTATGCGCTTGCCATGGCCATTGGGGTGGCGGGCGGCCTACTGGCCGGCTTTCTGTATACGTCAGCGCCAGGTCCAGACGTGCAGCAAGCCCTTAGGCAGGCCGTTCTAGGGTTCTTCATCAGCCTGCCTACGCTAAGCGTTTTATACACCCTATTCCTGACTATGATGTTCCAGATGCAGCGGTCCGGGGCAAGCGCGGCCATTCAGCCCATCTACTGGTTCCCGGTGACCTGGGAGGAGCACACGGCGGCCTCAGCGTTATCGAGCATGCTGAACGGCTCCCTGTGGGTCGCCCTTCTCCTGTGCTCAGGGGTGCTAACCGTGTCTGTGCCTATGGGCATGCTTCCCATTGCCATCCTTACGTCGTTTGGCATAGTGACGTGCATCTTCATGACCTGCGTAACCGTGGAAGCGGCCAGGTCTCTGCTCGCTGGCCTTGCGGGCAAAGTCCTCAAGGCGGCCGGAAGGTCCGCTATCTGGATAAGGTTCTTTACGACGATCCTCGTGTTCACGGCCGCATACGCAGCTTACTTCGCAGTCACCCAGTCTTCGATGACCGTGGTATTCAACGCCATTTCGGAGGGCCAGATGGCCGTATGGTTCATTCCCTATGTCTGGCCGGGCGTCGCACTTTATGCCTTCGGGGAGGGTTTATGGCCTGTGGCCGCAGCGCTTCTACTTGGCTCGGTCGTCTTTACCATTATTATTTTTATCGTCGCGGCCAGGCTGAACGCCCGATACGGGGTTTCTGACACCGTGGCCATCCGCCTGTCCTCAGATTATAAGTCCGGATCGAGCCTCGTGGACAGGCTTGGCATACCTCCGGCCGTTTCGGCCATCATGAAAAAGGATTTTAAGGCCTTTACCAGGCGTAGCGAGCTGATGTACGTCTTCATAGCGCCTATCGTTATCATTGTTGCCACGCTGATGCCTTTATTGACGAGAGGCAACGGGCCAATCGGGACGGGCGTAATATATAAATTCTTTTACCTCTACCTTACGGTCTTCCCGTCAGCCATTTTAGCGATGACGCTTGGAACGTCGATGGTGGGCATGGAGGGGGAAAGGCTCTGGTTTTTGAGCGCCTCCCCAGTATCGATAAAAAATTTCGTCCGCGCGAAGCTCATGTTCCCCGCCGTCCTCTGCATAGCTCTATCTCTGGCCTTTTGCGCCGTCGGCTATATCGTATTCCGGCCATCCCTCCAGCTTGCCGCGACGGGCGTCATCGAAGCGATCTTACTGGTGTTCACGATCACGGCGATTGCGCTTTCCTGCGGCATCGTAGGCGCCGATTTCCGTGAGGCGCCAAGGCCCAGGATGATACGCGTAGAATGGAGCCTGGCCTGCTTGCTCCTTTGCGCCATCGCCGGGCTTATCGTCATATCTCCTGTGCTAATGTACGGGATTCCGGCAATCCTGAGCCAGCTATTGCCATCGATTGCCATCAGCGGCATATACCTCTACGTGGCATGGCTTTTAAGCGCTGCGATGGCTCTAATCATCGCATACGTATCATACAGGATATCCATAAAGTGTGCTGAGAAGCTATTCGTCGCCCCATAA
- a CDS encoding ABC transporter ATP-binding protein: MVIDGVPAIKLSGVRKEYGDMVAVEGLDLEVRHGEILGLLGPNGSGKSTTIKMMMGLVKPTRGSVNILGIDASKDPIGIKKQIGYVPESPRIYEFLTALEFLDLTGDLYGMTPEDKMQRIKEFIEAFDLEGREGDIISSYSDGMKQKTAIISALMHRPRLLLLDEPLRGLDPKSAKIMKDLLNKLASQGVTTVVSTHTLEIAQAMCTRIAIIYNGRLLALGTMEELRQAASMPGSGLEDIFLKLTGTGDIKPIVEALIK, encoded by the coding sequence ATGGTAATCGACGGCGTTCCGGCTATAAAATTGAGCGGCGTAAGGAAGGAATACGGCGACATGGTCGCAGTAGAGGGGCTCGACCTGGAGGTCAGACATGGAGAAATACTGGGGCTACTAGGGCCTAACGGCTCAGGCAAGTCGACGACGATAAAAATGATGATGGGGCTTGTCAAGCCTACCCGAGGCAGCGTTAACATACTGGGTATAGACGCCAGTAAGGACCCAATCGGCATCAAAAAACAAATCGGGTACGTGCCCGAGTCGCCGCGCATCTACGAGTTCCTTACTGCGCTTGAGTTCCTGGATTTAACGGGAGACCTCTATGGGATGACGCCCGAAGATAAGATGCAGCGCATCAAGGAGTTCATCGAGGCTTTTGACCTCGAAGGCAGGGAAGGCGACATTATCAGCTCATACTCTGACGGCATGAAACAGAAAACCGCGATTATTTCAGCCTTGATGCACAGGCCGCGATTGCTATTATTAGATGAGCCGCTTAGGGGGCTCGACCCCAAGTCGGCGAAAATAATGAAGGACCTGCTCAATAAGCTAGCATCGCAGGGCGTGACCACTGTAGTTTCCACTCATACGCTAGAGATCGCCCAGGCAATGTGTACCCGCATAGCGATTATTTATAATGGCCGGCTGCTCGCCCTGGGCACCATGGAGGAGCTAAGGCAGGCCGCATCGATGCCAGGGTCGGGGCTGGAGGACATCTTCCTCAAGCTGACAGGGACCGGAGACATTAAGCCTATCGTGGAGGCCCTGATAAAGTGA
- the hisB gene encoding imidazoleglycerol-phosphate dehydratase HisB, protein MRTSSVSRQTRETSISVELNLDGSGNSKISTGIGFFDHMLASFARHGLFDLTIKASGDLHVDDHHLVEDVGIVLGEAFNKALGDKSKIERFGHALIPMDEALSVIAVDISGRGYSIFKADFTCEKIGDYSTRMTRHFVDSFARAAGINVNVKIEGEDDHHMVESMFKALGVALWMATRKNEKRGVPSTKGML, encoded by the coding sequence ATGAGGACATCCAGCGTAAGCAGGCAAACCAGAGAAACTAGCATATCCGTCGAGCTGAACCTGGACGGGAGCGGCAATTCGAAGATTAGCACGGGCATAGGCTTTTTTGACCACATGCTGGCCTCATTTGCCAGGCATGGGCTTTTCGATTTAACGATAAAAGCATCGGGGGACCTGCACGTCGACGACCACCACCTCGTTGAAGACGTGGGCATCGTGCTGGGAGAAGCCTTCAATAAAGCGCTCGGTGATAAGTCGAAGATCGAGCGGTTCGGGCACGCCCTGATACCCATGGACGAGGCCCTTTCAGTCATTGCGGTCGATATAAGCGGCAGGGGCTACTCGATATTCAAGGCAGACTTCACCTGCGAGAAGATAGGCGATTACTCGACGCGGATGACCAGGCATTTCGTGGACTCGTTCGCCAGGGCAGCGGGCATCAACGTTAACGTTAAAATCGAGGGAGAAGACGACCACCACATGGTCGAATCCATGTTCAAGGCGCTTGGGGTAGCCCTGTGGATGGCCACCCGAAAGAACGAAAAACGGGGGGTCCCAAGTACTAAAGGAATGCTCTAA
- a CDS encoding DMT family transporter codes for MALVLVMVLWGGSFIASKVGLQDMYPVELATIRFAIAAPLLLVITLALEGRKALRIARKDMPVLVVMALTGVTLQYIVQFVAMTYTSVTNTALLINMGTFFVIIPSALFLKEKLTADNYLGVIVAFLGAALVATRGSLAFTPNLIGDGLVLACAIMWAVYILVGNRLAGKYSVLSQLNFIFLVGLIGLIPAYLVTPHHALAGLSTVTWASIIYLSLVCSIIAYFIFNDSIIKLGPSKTAIYQYLEPFFAILFAILLLGEPLTILIALGALLIIAGVAMADNNLKLIGHIKGLSLGAADQGRH; via the coding sequence CTGGCGCTCGTCCTCGTGATGGTGCTGTGGGGCGGCTCCTTCATCGCCTCCAAAGTAGGGCTGCAGGACATGTACCCCGTGGAGCTTGCCACCATAAGGTTTGCCATAGCCGCGCCATTACTACTGGTTATAACTCTGGCCCTCGAAGGCCGAAAGGCTCTTAGAATAGCAAGAAAAGACATGCCGGTACTAGTCGTAATGGCGCTCACCGGCGTAACCCTTCAATATATAGTACAATTCGTGGCAATGACCTATACTTCGGTCACGAACACGGCGCTTCTAATAAACATGGGGACGTTTTTTGTGATCATACCTTCGGCGCTATTCCTCAAGGAGAAGCTCACCGCAGATAACTATCTTGGCGTCATCGTGGCATTCCTGGGGGCGGCCCTGGTGGCTACAAGGGGCAGCCTCGCGTTCACCCCAAACCTCATAGGCGACGGCCTGGTGCTCGCATGTGCCATCATGTGGGCCGTATACATTCTCGTCGGCAACCGGCTGGCCGGAAAATATTCGGTGCTCTCACAGCTAAACTTCATATTCCTGGTCGGCCTTATAGGGCTTATACCGGCCTACCTCGTAACGCCTCACCATGCCCTGGCAGGCTTATCGACGGTTACCTGGGCATCCATTATATACCTCTCTCTGGTCTGTTCCATCATAGCCTATTTCATCTTCAACGACTCTATAATCAAGCTGGGGCCTTCAAAGACAGCTATCTACCAGTACCTTGAGCCGTTTTTTGCCATACTATTCGCAATCCTGCTGCTGGGCGAGCCTCTCACCATCCTCATTGCTTTAGGGGCCCTCCTCATCATAGCAGGCGTGGCGATGGCAGATAATAACCTCAAGCTCATCGGACACATTAAAGGCTTAAGCCTAGGTGCGGCAGACCAGGGGCGCCACTAG
- a CDS encoding DMT family transporter has protein sequence MPGGERRRSHVPLMLALFAINVFWGGSFVANAIALRSIGPIEIASLRFFLAAPLLLVIAYLWKGKSILIIDKKDLGTLFIMALTGVTIQYIIQVSAQDYTTATNASLLINTSVFFIIFLSAAFLKERLTAWRIIGPLIGFAGVALLVSKGTLSFDVGGGTTGDLLILASAFLWAVYSIYSKRLASRYHTLTILNYVFIIGAIGLIPFYLLTPHAPLTNLPLDAAASILFLALFCSIIAYLVYNMALEKMDASSVALYIYFVPLSTIVLAWLILGESMTIASIGGGLMVLLGMYLAEIEGS, from the coding sequence ATGCCCGGCGGAGAAAGACGGCGAAGCCACGTCCCACTTATGCTGGCCCTATTCGCCATCAACGTCTTCTGGGGAGGCTCATTCGTGGCAAACGCTATAGCCCTCCGCAGCATTGGGCCCATAGAAATCGCCTCGCTTCGCTTCTTTTTAGCCGCTCCCCTCCTTCTGGTCATCGCATATCTCTGGAAAGGCAAAAGTATCCTCATAATCGATAAGAAAGACCTGGGCACCTTGTTCATCATGGCACTGACCGGCGTAACCATCCAATACATAATACAGGTCTCGGCGCAGGACTATACGACCGCCACTAACGCCTCCCTCCTCATAAACACCTCAGTATTCTTCATAATCTTCCTCAGCGCCGCTTTCCTGAAGGAGCGGCTTACCGCCTGGAGGATTATAGGCCCGTTGATAGGCTTCGCCGGCGTGGCCCTTCTTGTCTCTAAAGGCACGCTGTCTTTCGACGTTGGCGGCGGCACTACGGGAGACCTGCTAATCCTGGCATCCGCATTCCTGTGGGCTGTATATTCCATTTATAGTAAAAGGCTCGCCTCAAGATACCATACGCTGACTATCCTTAATTATGTCTTCATAATAGGCGCCATAGGCCTCATACCGTTTTATCTCTTGACGCCTCATGCGCCCCTCACAAATTTACCTTTAGATGCGGCGGCATCTATCCTGTTTTTAGCCCTCTTCTGCTCCATCATCGCATACCTGGTATATAACATGGCCCTAGAAAAGATGGATGCTTCGAGCGTGGCCCTTTATATATACTTCGTGCCCCTCTCCACCATCGTCCTCGCCTGGCTCATCCTGGGGGAGTCCATGACCATTGCATCCATAGGCGGAGGGCTCATGGTGCTCCTCGGCATGTACCTTGCGGAAATAGAAGGCTCTTAG
- a CDS encoding fasciclin domain-containing protein yields MSEHGRAWLLNEMTACEVLSLEGGFNNFARALHLSSVGDMLETKGPYTVFAPPDDAFNASTIGLLMSAAKLDEMLRDFIVPGRYPLESLRRLQVIKAASGRYLTISCRDGVEVNGAKIAKPDVPYNKGIIHELLKL; encoded by the coding sequence TTGAGCGAGCATGGTAGAGCGTGGCTGCTGAACGAGATGACCGCCTGCGAAGTATTATCATTAGAGGGCGGGTTCAATAACTTTGCCAGGGCACTCCATCTCTCCAGCGTTGGCGACATGCTGGAAACTAAGGGCCCTTATACCGTGTTCGCGCCGCCGGACGACGCCTTTAACGCCAGTACGATAGGCCTGCTGATGAGCGCGGCAAAGCTGGACGAGATGCTGCGTGACTTCATAGTCCCTGGCAGATACCCGCTGGAGAGCCTGCGCCGCCTGCAGGTAATTAAGGCAGCCAGCGGACGCTACCTCACGATATCATGTCGCGATGGCGTCGAGGTGAATGGCGCGAAGATAGCTAAGCCCGACGTGCCATACAATAAGGGCATCATACACGAATTATTAAAGCTCTAA
- a CDS encoding peptidase MA family metallohydrolase, with amino-acid sequence MMSLTGRLCCITMTLIVVITALFPVVGAAASTEFVPRPPCDFYLNKDDPHFNVYYDSTMVSDIGSVVISADAAYDAVAAFFGPYDYRVNIILASDHDQYVRIITLNLPDSRNIPEDEDSSNWGYGEQGTIVIEMPDRIENITDALKHELTHIVMRTRLINNGYALPEWLSEGMAIYVSGGLSNDSMAMLEGAARNDRLLTISQMEDALKHPIDPVLGDKDLSMARAQSGMLIKYIVEKYGRESVKQILQNFAANTDLDKAFLSQIGCTPDEINAGMMANLKAELAARDRQETAQRVYGYVAGQDGEPIEGQTILFTSMSNGSGSFGKVYRAVTDKFGYYDVNLTYGSFTVHVEGLSGYQPFDSNITLAKNEVRLYNITLGMEKLVSHDFSASNNAAGDGIIYALLAVLNLASILLVAIVFWRVRK; translated from the coding sequence ATGATGTCGTTAACCGGCAGGCTTTGCTGTATAACGATGACGCTTATCGTCGTGATCACGGCGCTTTTTCCCGTGGTCGGCGCCGCAGCTTCCACGGAATTCGTGCCAAGACCGCCCTGCGATTTTTACTTAAACAAGGATGACCCTCACTTTAATGTATACTATGACTCGACGATGGTCTCTGATATAGGCAGCGTTGTCATTAGCGCCGACGCCGCATACGATGCGGTAGCGGCATTCTTCGGCCCCTACGATTACAGGGTCAACATCATACTGGCATCAGACCACGACCAGTACGTCAGAATCATCACCCTGAACCTACCTGACTCCCGCAACATACCAGAAGACGAGGATTCCAGCAATTGGGGATATGGCGAGCAGGGCACGATAGTGATAGAAATGCCTGACCGGATAGAGAACATTACAGATGCTTTAAAGCATGAGCTCACCCATATCGTGATGCGCACCAGGCTAATCAATAATGGATATGCCCTGCCAGAATGGCTCTCCGAAGGCATGGCCATATATGTATCGGGCGGCCTTTCCAATGACTCAATGGCCATGCTGGAGGGGGCAGCCAGGAACGATAGGCTTTTAACGATATCCCAGATGGAGGATGCCCTTAAGCATCCTATCGACCCAGTTTTGGGCGATAAAGACCTGAGCATGGCAAGGGCGCAGTCCGGCATGCTAATTAAGTATATAGTCGAGAAGTATGGAAGAGAGAGCGTGAAGCAGATCCTGCAGAATTTTGCGGCTAACACTGACCTCGATAAGGCGTTTTTAAGCCAGATTGGCTGCACTCCTGATGAGATAAACGCGGGCATGATGGCCAACCTGAAAGCCGAGCTGGCAGCGAGAGACAGGCAAGAGACAGCCCAGCGAGTCTATGGTTATGTGGCTGGCCAGGATGGAGAGCCCATTGAGGGCCAGACCATCCTGTTTACCTCCATGAGTAATGGCTCGGGCTCGTTTGGCAAGGTGTACAGGGCAGTGACAGATAAGTTTGGCTATTACGACGTGAATTTGACATATGGGTCCTTTACCGTGCACGTAGAAGGCCTTAGTGGGTATCAGCCATTCGATAGCAACATTACGCTCGCGAAGAACGAGGTGAGGCTATATAACATTACGCTTGGGATGGAAAAACTTGTAAGCCATGACTTTTCAGCTAGCAATAATGCTGCTGGCGATGGGATTATTTACGCCTTGCTGGCCGTGTTGAACCTTGCCTCCATCCTATTAGTCGCAATAGTGTTCTGGCGCGTCAGAAAATGA
- a CDS encoding aldehyde dehydrogenase family protein, producing the protein MMMLIDGEWTGSCSEETYEVKNPANGRLVDTAPLGSAEDVKRAADSAHEAFKKWSELTARERGKILFRAAQRVREKQHELAVTLTMEQGKPLKEARDEIQGFANILEYYSGISAALEGRAVSLANGRHGIILRRPIGVCGAIIPWNVPAIIMGWKVGPALVTGNTLVLKPATTTPLTNLSLASILNASGLPKGVLNVVTGNGASVGEEIVRNPLIKKLSFTGSIETGRRVLQAASSSMKRVTLELGGSDPMIVCDDADIKKAVEGAVHGRFYNCGQTCTAVKRLYVFESIADEFVRKLRGRVERLKVGNGMEEGVDMGPLNNRAQWEQIKTLVDRVKEKEEGTVIAGGKVPEGETYKNGYFYMPTLVTDVAPDSALLKEEVFGPVLPIITVKGLDEAIELANGSKFGLGSSIWTNDIEKIRVACERLESGVTWVNQHVKLPPEMPFGGVKESGIGRENGLETIDAYCELKSIIT; encoded by the coding sequence ATGATGATGCTCATAGACGGCGAATGGACGGGCTCGTGCTCGGAGGAGACGTACGAGGTAAAGAACCCGGCGAACGGCAGGCTGGTTGACACGGCACCACTGGGCAGCGCAGAAGACGTGAAGCGCGCGGCCGACAGCGCTCATGAGGCCTTTAAAAAGTGGTCTGAACTCACAGCACGGGAGAGGGGAAAAATCCTGTTCAGGGCGGCGCAGCGCGTAAGGGAAAAACAACACGAGCTGGCCGTTACGCTCACCATGGAGCAGGGCAAGCCGCTCAAGGAGGCGCGGGACGAGATACAGGGCTTCGCGAACATATTAGAGTATTACTCGGGTATATCAGCCGCCCTCGAGGGCAGGGCCGTCTCGCTCGCAAATGGGAGGCATGGCATAATCTTGAGGCGTCCCATCGGCGTCTGCGGGGCAATAATCCCCTGGAACGTGCCCGCGATAATCATGGGCTGGAAGGTCGGCCCTGCCCTCGTGACCGGGAATACTCTTGTCCTTAAGCCTGCGACGACAACGCCGCTGACGAACCTGTCCCTGGCCTCTATCCTGAATGCTTCAGGGCTTCCTAAGGGCGTGCTCAACGTGGTAACCGGCAACGGGGCGAGCGTGGGAGAGGAGATAGTGCGCAACCCGCTCATCAAAAAGCTATCTTTCACGGGCTCCATCGAGACGGGTAGACGGGTGCTTCAGGCAGCTTCTAGCTCTATGAAGCGTGTCACGCTGGAGCTGGGAGGTAGCGACCCCATGATCGTGTGCGACGATGCGGACATAAAAAAGGCCGTAGAGGGTGCGGTTCACGGGCGGTTCTACAATTGTGGGCAGACGTGTACGGCCGTGAAAAGGCTTTACGTGTTCGAATCGATAGCCGATGAGTTCGTGCGAAAGCTGAGAGGCCGTGTTGAGCGCCTTAAAGTGGGCAACGGCATGGAGGAGGGCGTCGACATGGGGCCGCTAAACAACAGGGCGCAATGGGAGCAAATAAAAACGCTTGTCGACCGGGTTAAAGAAAAGGAGGAGGGAACTGTCATAGCAGGCGGAAAGGTGCCTGAGGGCGAAACATATAAAAACGGCTATTTTTACATGCCCACCCTCGTGACCGACGTGGCGCCTGATTCGGCCCTGCTCAAGGAGGAGGTGTTCGGCCCCGTGCTCCCCATAATCACGGTTAAAGGCCTGGACGAGGCAATAGAGCTGGCCAACGGCTCAAAGTTCGGGCTCGGCTCATCCATCTGGACCAATGACATCGAAAAAATTCGGGTAGCCTGCGAAAGGCTGGAGTCGGGCGTCACCTGGGTCAACCAGCACGTCAAGCTGCCCCCTGAGATGCCATTTGGCGGCGTCAAGGAGAGCGGCATCGGCCGGGAGAACGGCCTCGAGACCATAGACGCATACTGTGAGCTTAAAAGCATCATAACGTGA
- the map gene encoding type II methionyl aminopeptidase, whose protein sequence is MMDAEVLDKYRKAGAILKQVRENAIPMVKKGARLLDVANAIEADIVAKGGKPAFPVNISLNDEAAHDTPGIGDEREFGDDMVKLDIGVHVDGYIADTAVTVDLSGNPDLVKASRKALEEAIKLVRPGVNTGQIGATIEETIEGFGLKPVYNLTGHGLERYVQHAEPAIPNKRIGQGIILEAGQVIAIEPFATNGIGIVVEGPVVEIFSTIKVKPVRMPSEREALKAIEQYNGLPFARRWLGDVKYIDRSLASLMRQGIIHGYPVLVEHEHGLVSQAEHTMIVTEDGCELTT, encoded by the coding sequence ATGATGGACGCAGAAGTTTTGGATAAGTATAGGAAGGCTGGCGCCATCCTCAAACAGGTGAGAGAGAACGCCATACCGATGGTTAAGAAAGGGGCGCGGCTTCTCGACGTGGCGAACGCCATCGAGGCCGATATAGTCGCAAAGGGCGGAAAGCCCGCCTTTCCCGTGAACATCTCGCTCAACGACGAGGCAGCACATGACACGCCGGGCATAGGCGACGAGCGGGAGTTTGGCGACGACATGGTTAAGCTGGACATCGGCGTCCACGTGGATGGATACATAGCGGATACGGCGGTCACCGTGGACCTCTCCGGAAACCCCGATCTGGTAAAAGCCTCCAGGAAGGCGCTGGAAGAGGCCATCAAGCTGGTCAGGCCTGGCGTGAACACAGGGCAGATTGGCGCCACGATAGAGGAGACCATCGAGGGCTTCGGGCTTAAGCCCGTCTATAACCTTACCGGCCATGGGCTTGAGCGGTACGTGCAGCACGCGGAGCCCGCCATACCTAACAAGCGTATCGGGCAGGGCATCATCCTGGAAGCTGGCCAGGTCATCGCCATTGAGCCTTTCGCCACTAACGGCATAGGCATTGTCGTCGAGGGCCCGGTGGTCGAGATATTTAGCACCATTAAGGTGAAGCCCGTTCGTATGCCAAGCGAGCGCGAGGCTTTAAAGGCTATCGAGCAGTATAATGGGCTGCCTTTCGCCAGGCGTTGGCTTGGCGATGTTAAGTATATAGATAGGTCTCTGGCCTCTCTGATGAGGCAGGGCATCATCCACGGCTACCCCGTACTTGTGGAGCATGAGCATGGCCTGGTGTCTCAGGCTGAGCATACCATGATTGTCACCGAGGATGGCTGTGAGTTAACTACATGA
- a CDS encoding M24 family metallopeptidase, with translation MYYKTGFLAPDRFVYICKDDEERILVSQMEYERAKNESRVKQVHSLEEYGYTEKLRTVKDPDVALADTLAAMLSSLKVKTVRVPKDFPLLMGDMLRARGVEVVPASKLFEEARSVKSPDEIEKIKKAQAVNEKAMARALGIIKKSKARNGTLYYGGRQLTSEFLQREIEMEFISNGYDANDTIVASGPRSADPHFAGEGAIKENEPIVIDIFPYGKKDRYFADMTRTVVKGTPSPDIRKMYDAVLEAQNLALNAIRAGITGKQVNDLVCDYFEKQGYGTIRTKSVDGFIHSTGHGVGLEIHEHPSVGEAGIEPLKPGQVVTVEPGLYRPGVGGVRIEDMVVVTEDGNVNLTKFPKKLVI, from the coding sequence ATGTACTATAAGACGGGCTTTCTGGCGCCCGACAGGTTCGTATATATTTGTAAGGATGATGAAGAGCGCATCCTGGTCAGCCAGATGGAGTACGAGAGGGCGAAAAATGAGTCGAGAGTCAAGCAGGTACACTCGCTCGAGGAGTATGGCTATACCGAAAAGCTGAGGACAGTTAAGGACCCTGACGTTGCGCTGGCGGATACGCTGGCAGCCATGCTGTCTTCCTTAAAAGTCAAAACGGTCAGGGTGCCAAAGGATTTTCCCTTGCTGATGGGCGACATGCTGAGAGCACGGGGCGTGGAGGTCGTACCTGCCTCGAAGCTATTCGAGGAGGCCCGCTCGGTGAAATCGCCCGACGAGATCGAGAAGATTAAAAAAGCGCAGGCTGTCAACGAAAAGGCCATGGCACGGGCGCTCGGCATAATAAAAAAGTCAAAGGCCAGGAATGGTACGCTTTATTACGGAGGAAGGCAGCTTACGTCCGAATTCTTGCAGCGTGAGATAGAGATGGAGTTCATAAGTAATGGTTATGACGCGAATGACACTATTGTGGCGTCGGGCCCCCGTTCGGCGGACCCACACTTCGCAGGCGAGGGCGCCATCAAGGAAAACGAGCCAATCGTCATCGACATTTTCCCGTATGGCAAGAAGGACAGGTATTTCGCTGACATGACGAGGACGGTGGTAAAGGGAACGCCTTCGCCCGACATCCGGAAGATGTACGATGCCGTGCTGGAAGCGCAAAACCTGGCGCTAAACGCCATAAGGGCCGGCATCACCGGAAAGCAGGTTAACGACCTCGTGTGCGATTACTTCGAGAAACAAGGCTATGGCACGATTAGGACTAAGTCCGTGGACGGCTTCATCCACTCGACGGGCCACGGGGTGGGCCTTGAGATACATGAGCACCCCTCGGTAGGGGAGGCCGGGATCGAGCCTCTTAAGCCAGGGCAGGTGGTCACAGTGGAGCCGGGGCTATATAGGCCAGGCGTCGGCGGGGTGCGTATTGAGGATATGGTTGTCGTCACCGAGGATGGCAACGTCAACCTCACGAAATTCCCGAAAAAGCTGGTGATATGA